Proteins encoded together in one Spirochaeta cellobiosiphila DSM 17781 window:
- a CDS encoding L-threonylcarbamoyladenylate synthase, with protein sequence MIEYVNYHDPDDRIIKRAVHILTEGGLIAYPTDSSWAIGCSSESSKGIDALTKLRDKKKNKLSLICSSISEMSSVAHVDNQSFRLIKHYTPGPYVFILETIQKIEKKIGIKRPEIGLRIPDHRVPICLVEALGVPLFSITAGKDLIDQDVDVEYPEDNLLECGWELESINGIDLIIDSGEPLEKSLSTVVKLERGEAQIIRQGKGPWEQ encoded by the coding sequence ATGATTGAATATGTCAATTATCATGATCCTGATGACAGGATCATTAAAAGGGCGGTACATATACTAACTGAGGGTGGGCTTATCGCCTACCCTACAGATTCGAGCTGGGCTATTGGATGTTCAAGCGAATCCAGCAAAGGTATTGATGCCTTAACAAAGCTAAGGGATAAGAAGAAAAATAAATTATCTCTTATCTGTTCCTCTATTAGTGAAATGAGTAGTGTGGCTCATGTAGATAATCAAAGTTTCCGTCTCATTAAACATTATACTCCCGGGCCGTATGTCTTTATCCTTGAAACGATTCAAAAGATAGAGAAAAAGATAGGAATCAAACGTCCGGAGATAGGGTTACGTATTCCTGATCATAGGGTCCCTATTTGTCTTGTGGAGGCATTAGGTGTTCCCCTTTTTTCCATAACCGCCGGTAAGGACTTGATAGATCAGGATGTAGATGTGGAATATCCAGAGGATAATTTATTAGAATGTGGTTGGGAATTAGAATCCATTAATGGAATTGATCTTATCATCGATTCCGGTGAACCTTTGGAAAAATCCCTATCTACAGTGGTTAAACTGGAAAGGGGTGAGGCTCAGATTATTAGGCAAGGCAAAGGGCCTTGGGAACAATAA
- a CDS encoding tetratricopeptide repeat protein, which translates to MFKSLLSKLYMMRVYSMSIRQIHWTKIYPIFTKAYKFGHLSLSQMNRLLFMSIKKNELSMSEKIIHSIEAIEAKNEKQIRERRNAQVYKALWLWKLDDIQASWAILKDLHNQGFRNTVFYGCLGFIASLALKKEEALVICQEAYDYDHTDSVILDNLGSILIDLGRTVEASEIYGQLISSNPQFVEAWYNYGRLLLVQDKSDEAKEAVYKAKTFELTGVTTIKASDLEELEKKVG; encoded by the coding sequence ATGTTCAAATCCCTTTTATCTAAACTCTACATGATGAGAGTCTATTCTATGTCTATTAGGCAAATCCATTGGACTAAAATATATCCAATATTCACCAAAGCGTATAAGTTTGGTCATTTGTCTTTAAGCCAAATGAACCGTTTGCTTTTTATGAGTATCAAGAAGAATGAGTTATCTATGAGTGAAAAAATCATTCATAGTATTGAAGCTATTGAGGCCAAAAATGAAAAGCAGATCCGGGAAAGGAGAAATGCCCAAGTTTATAAAGCTTTGTGGTTATGGAAGCTTGATGATATTCAAGCTTCCTGGGCCATTTTAAAGGACCTTCATAATCAAGGTTTTCGTAATACTGTATTTTATGGCTGTCTAGGCTTCATAGCCTCATTAGCTCTCAAGAAGGAAGAGGCTCTGGTTATCTGTCAGGAGGCCTATGATTATGACCATACGGATAGTGTCATTCTGGACAATCTTGGTTCCATATTGATTGATTTAGGCCGAACAGTGGAGGCCTCTGAAATCTACGGTCAGCTTATATCTTCCAATCCTCAGTTTGTAGAAGCCTGGTATAACTATGGACGTCTTTTATTAGTCCAGGATAAATCAGATGAAGCAAAAGAAGCTGTTTACAAAGCTAAGACCTTTGAATTAACTGGTGTTACGACTATTAAAGCTTCTGATTTGGAAGAATTGGAAAAGAAAGTAGGTTAG
- a CDS encoding tetratricopeptide repeat protein: protein MGKLEQMMHEASYLVQQGDFRKALKSLQKAQSEWPMEPLVYFNQGMVYYFKKKYKMALKKFNESISLGGADPDLFNQWGLCLDHLNRRKEAREAYLTALSLDEQYWKALNNLGVLAFLEEDYPQAIEYFNQTLSLNPSNGDTWYNLRDSYREVGDHVAADYADQRYQELCP from the coding sequence TTGGGTAAATTAGAACAAATGATGCATGAAGCATCCTATTTAGTACAGCAAGGTGATTTTAGAAAGGCCCTTAAAAGTTTACAGAAAGCCCAATCAGAATGGCCTATGGAGCCTTTGGTATATTTTAACCAGGGAATGGTTTATTACTTTAAGAAGAAATATAAAATGGCTCTTAAGAAGTTTAATGAGTCTATATCTTTGGGTGGTGCTGATCCGGATCTGTTTAATCAGTGGGGCTTGTGCTTGGATCATCTAAACCGCAGAAAAGAAGCTCGTGAAGCTTACCTAACAGCTCTGTCCCTTGATGAACAGTACTGGAAAGCCCTTAATAATCTGGGTGTTTTGGCCTTTCTTGAGGAAGACTATCCACAAGCTATTGAGTATTTTAATCAGACCCTTTCTCTCAATCCCTCTAATGGAGATACCTGGTATAACCTGAGAGATTCCTATCGGGAAGTGGGGGACCACGTCGCTGCGGATTATGCAGATCAAAGATACCAAGAGTTGTGCCCCTAA
- a CDS encoding Cof-type HAD-IIB family hydrolase yields the protein MKYRMLLTDMDDTLLNDNWEISQDNLFAMKRLAQSGVQVVLCSGRPTASMAKYAHQLFPDSKDNQYFISFNGASINDIATGKEIFRKGVPVDLAKEVAALATEEGVTIQSYKGQKFYVNESNDRAELYSRASGMEYEAVGSLVDYIDDEPLKLLINAPEEDLDRIYPKAKAIAEGRLYMSYSKPIYLEFLNKEVNKGFAMLELAKMLNISKEEIVAVGDSFNDREMIEAAGMGVAVANARDAVKDIADYVTTRSHSESALAEVIQRFWDL from the coding sequence ATGAAATACAGAATGCTATTAACAGATATGGATGATACTCTTCTTAATGATAATTGGGAGATCTCCCAGGATAACTTATTCGCTATGAAGCGCTTGGCCCAAAGTGGTGTGCAAGTGGTTCTCTGCTCCGGTAGACCTACGGCCAGTATGGCAAAATATGCCCATCAATTATTTCCTGATAGTAAGGATAATCAATATTTTATCTCCTTCAACGGAGCTTCTATTAACGATATTGCTACAGGAAAGGAAATCTTCCGTAAAGGAGTTCCTGTCGATTTGGCTAAAGAGGTAGCTGCTCTGGCGACTGAGGAAGGCGTTACTATTCAGTCCTACAAGGGGCAAAAGTTTTATGTCAATGAGTCAAATGACAGAGCCGAATTATACTCACGTGCATCAGGAATGGAGTATGAAGCCGTAGGTTCGTTAGTGGATTATATCGATGATGAGCCTCTAAAATTATTGATTAATGCGCCAGAGGAGGATCTGGACCGTATCTATCCTAAGGCAAAAGCTATTGCAGAGGGGCGTCTTTATATGAGTTATTCCAAACCTATATATTTGGAGTTTTTGAATAAAGAAGTGAATAAAGGTTTTGCAATGCTCGAATTAGCTAAGATGCTTAACATAAGTAAAGAGGAGATTGTGGCAGTCGGCGATAGTTTTAACGACCGTGAGATGATCGAAGCGGCTGGTATGGGGGTTGCTGTGGCAAATGCCCGGGATGCGGTTAAGGATATTGCTGATTATGTGACAACAAGATCCCACTCTGAATCAGCTCTGGCTGAGGTGATTCAAAGGTTTTGGGATCTATAA
- a CDS encoding helix-turn-helix domain-containing protein, translating to MKKLKYRFGEKLRNLREKKGITLKAVAEIAGVSESLISQIERNKVSPSIDTLFAIADALQIELDYLFADLQRQRKVTIVKKAKRPSVLLEGINYHQLTVLPGSTDKYAIEAFILEIPPGISKGHEEFGHTGKELGFIMSGTGELQYGKEVFPFEEGDSVSFSSDLPHIIRNTGEETLKALWVITPPKILFYNQTEESSEV from the coding sequence GTGAAAAAATTAAAGTATCGATTTGGAGAGAAGTTAAGAAATCTGAGAGAAAAGAAAGGAATCACCCTTAAAGCTGTTGCCGAAATAGCCGGTGTTTCTGAAAGTCTCATTTCGCAGATTGAACGAAACAAAGTCAGCCCTTCCATAGATACACTATTTGCCATCGCCGATGCACTGCAGATTGAACTGGATTATTTATTCGCAGATCTACAAAGACAAAGAAAAGTAACCATTGTAAAAAAAGCAAAAAGGCCATCTGTTCTATTAGAAGGAATCAACTACCATCAATTAACAGTATTGCCAGGTTCAACAGATAAGTATGCTATTGAAGCTTTTATTTTAGAAATTCCACCAGGAATCTCTAAGGGACATGAAGAGTTCGGACACACAGGTAAAGAACTTGGATTTATTATGAGTGGAACAGGTGAGCTTCAATACGGCAAGGAAGTATTTCCTTTCGAAGAAGGGGACAGTGTCTCTTTCTCAAGTGACCTGCCCCATATTATACGTAATACAGGAGAGGAGACCCTTAAAGCTTTATGGGTGATCACCCCCCCTAAGATCCTCTTCTATAATCAAACAGAAGAATCCTCTGAAGTCTAA
- a CDS encoding acyl-[acyl-carrier-protein] thioesterase, which yields MDNVIFEDNYRVTFVDCNAKGVIKASAIMDVLQEVAGAHSGAIGYSWEKLHDLGFVFLLSRIGFEMHQYPGNGDIIKILTWTTEARGFVGERHYQLRNASNELVCEAQTTWILFDLKKGRPARPGNLLEEFPVRKDYSSPINAVKLEAVSNPSSFTDWSVRYSDLDMNQHVNNSRYLHWLLDTYDMDHHTGHVLSEVQGNFLNEVHYGDPLQFYKDSKGNSDLISGRSGDKELFRFRLNWRAH from the coding sequence ATGGATAATGTAATTTTTGAAGATAATTATCGAGTGACTTTTGTAGACTGTAATGCAAAGGGAGTCATTAAAGCGTCTGCTATTATGGATGTTCTCCAGGAGGTCGCCGGAGCTCATAGTGGGGCTATTGGCTACTCTTGGGAAAAACTTCATGATTTGGGATTTGTTTTTCTTTTGTCCCGCATTGGATTTGAGATGCATCAATATCCAGGTAATGGAGATATTATTAAGATCCTTACATGGACAACAGAGGCTAGGGGATTTGTAGGTGAGAGGCATTACCAGTTACGAAATGCTTCTAATGAGCTTGTCTGTGAAGCTCAAACGACTTGGATTTTATTTGATTTAAAGAAAGGTCGTCCTGCTCGTCCGGGTAATCTTCTGGAAGAATTTCCTGTCCGAAAGGATTATAGCTCTCCCATTAATGCGGTTAAGCTAGAGGCTGTGAGTAATCCTTCTTCCTTTACTGATTGGTCTGTTCGCTACTCTGATTTGGATATGAATCAGCATGTTAATAATTCACGATACCTGCATTGGCTTCTTGATACTTACGATATGGACCACCATACAGGACATGTTCTTAGTGAGGTCCAGGGGAATTTTCTGAATGAAGTTCATTATGGTGATCCTCTTCAATTTTATAAGGACTCTAAGGGGAACAGTGATCTAATATCAGGTCGAAGTGGTGATAAAGAATTATTCCGTTTTAGATTGAATTGGCGCGCTCATTAA
- a CDS encoding helix-turn-helix domain-containing protein, which yields MTPFGQQLKILRKRKHLTQEQLAIKVGLKQSAIANYEKGQRFPDEQTLIKFAQTLESSLDELLGTGIGYYGVLKDEQVIESGQAFYQKLLQGDEQKALSIVYNNLLYGATSHQIYKYLILSALWKTGQAWSEGHIKIAQEHYISGQIMKILSILGEKLPKKPTLGKTVIGFLPTGEEHIIPLRIFCDLLEQEGVKTFFIGQKLPLEETCQWINQINPDALVLSITQEKSLPSLQQNLKTIEEYCSELKMIMIGGSGLSKTSSIPELGKIRVYTSEDLFGGVEKLLRLMSAPIQSKTE from the coding sequence ATGACTCCATTTGGTCAACAATTAAAGATCCTCAGAAAAAGAAAGCATCTAACACAAGAACAGTTAGCTATCAAAGTAGGTCTCAAACAGTCAGCCATAGCTAACTACGAGAAAGGGCAACGCTTTCCTGATGAACAAACTTTAATCAAATTTGCTCAAACCCTGGAAAGCTCACTGGATGAGCTTTTAGGAACAGGTATAGGCTACTATGGCGTCCTTAAGGACGAACAAGTCATAGAATCGGGCCAGGCTTTCTACCAAAAACTTCTACAAGGGGATGAGCAGAAAGCCCTTTCTATTGTCTATAATAATCTATTGTACGGTGCGACTTCACATCAAATATACAAATATCTCATATTGTCTGCTCTCTGGAAGACCGGCCAGGCCTGGTCTGAAGGACATATAAAAATAGCCCAAGAACACTATATCAGCGGCCAAATCATGAAAATACTCAGCATATTAGGAGAAAAGCTACCAAAGAAACCTACCCTTGGAAAAACAGTAATAGGCTTTTTGCCTACAGGAGAAGAACACATTATCCCTTTAAGAATTTTTTGTGATTTGTTAGAACAGGAGGGAGTAAAAACCTTTTTCATTGGTCAAAAATTACCTTTGGAAGAAACATGTCAGTGGATCAATCAAATCAATCCCGATGCCTTGGTCTTATCCATAACTCAGGAAAAATCATTACCATCTTTACAACAGAATCTTAAAACCATTGAAGAGTATTGCTCTGAATTAAAGATGATAATGATAGGGGGATCCGGTCTCAGCAAAACATCAAGTATCCCAGAACTGGGAAAAATAAGGGTTTATACATCAGAAGACCTATTCGGAGGCGTAGAAAAGCTCCTAAGATTAATGAGCGCGCCAATTCAATCTAAAACGGAATAA
- a CDS encoding efflux RND transporter periplasmic adaptor subunit, which translates to MAKVLYLLFSLVLLSCSQDDKSNSSLEVKELPTPKVNVVHPVKGNLQQSFRLSASLMGGNEAWIISQTEGVIIKVLVNLGQHVEADQVLTGITDTVAKLNYQQAQVSFENAKLEYSTTQDLYSQGASSSSLLKSALSKLSGAEAQLVNAREILNNTHIKAPFTGTIAEWPQEISVGNYLKRGQKVARIVDLDHLKAEVYLGEEAIKSLSLDSKVQVRLQGQNSWTAAVIKAIAAGANGNTGSYAIIINWDNTWGDVVRSGMTIDVEIFPDGQQDLIVPISALYQRGSSQGIYLLVDSHPVYKAIESPRFFGDNLSVSGIASFEDLVIVTPADSLEGEASFDYQLVQ; encoded by the coding sequence ATGGCTAAAGTTCTGTATCTATTATTTTCTCTGGTCTTGTTGTCTTGTTCCCAGGATGACAAATCCAATTCCTCTCTTGAAGTGAAGGAGCTTCCCACTCCCAAGGTCAATGTTGTTCATCCTGTTAAAGGGAATCTTCAACAATCTTTTCGTTTGAGTGCTTCTCTCATGGGGGGCAACGAAGCCTGGATCATCAGTCAAACGGAAGGAGTGATTATCAAAGTGCTTGTTAATTTGGGGCAACATGTTGAAGCTGACCAGGTGTTGACCGGTATTACAGATACAGTAGCCAAGCTGAATTATCAACAAGCGCAAGTAAGTTTTGAAAATGCTAAGCTCGAATATAGTACGACTCAAGATTTATATTCCCAGGGTGCTAGTTCTTCTTCCTTACTAAAGTCTGCTTTGAGCAAACTAAGCGGTGCTGAAGCTCAGTTAGTTAATGCCCGGGAAATTCTAAATAATACCCATATTAAGGCTCCTTTTACAGGAACAATCGCAGAGTGGCCTCAAGAAATATCTGTAGGTAATTACCTAAAAAGAGGGCAAAAGGTAGCTCGTATAGTTGATCTGGACCATCTCAAGGCAGAAGTTTACCTGGGAGAAGAAGCTATCAAGTCTTTATCTCTTGATAGTAAGGTGCAAGTTCGCCTACAGGGACAGAATTCCTGGACAGCTGCTGTGATCAAGGCTATTGCTGCCGGAGCTAATGGTAATACAGGAAGTTATGCGATTATTATCAATTGGGATAATACCTGGGGGGATGTGGTACGTTCTGGTATGACTATTGATGTTGAAATATTTCCCGATGGTCAGCAGGATCTAATTGTCCCTATTTCTGCCCTATACCAGAGAGGAAGTTCTCAAGGTATCTATCTGCTAGTTGATTCTCATCCTGTATATAAAGCCATAGAGTCTCCTAGATTTTTTGGAGATAATCTGTCTGTATCAGGGATAGCCAGCTTTGAAGATCTGGTTATAGTCACTCCTGCCGATTCCCTGGAGGGAGAGGCAAGCTTCGACTACCAGTTGGTACAGTAG
- a CDS encoding efflux RND transporter permease subunit — MSFGKFSVKNPVFINILMVCLLILGGLSLVNLPRQQYADVPFYWVNITVPYPGVAAEDVERSVTIPIENAFNNMKKVDEVESATSEGFSLVRVKMENGISKAEFERLYQEVQTRFNKVNLPSGVLEGELSDFSTSDFLPVIEVMILGQTELRNLNVASEELKEKIEQIQGVSDVTAVGLGDKEIQIDLDLNRMEALKIPLSSVVTGLEGYNMSIPGGSVISDSREYLLRTIGELNERDDFGDIVIRRSEVGRLTLRDIASIREGYSPDAPRVHFNGIPGIALKVAKREDANSIDLVKQIKLVSSQYEKQLAPPLSITYINDSTIPIRDSLNVLLSNSLFGFILLIVILYIFIGFRNALITGLGIPLTFAVTFLVLDMLGETLNSNTLFGLVLVLGMIVDHAIVIIENSYRLRQQGLTSSAAAIKGTDQVVIPVIAASATTIAAFLPLMLLPGVIGKFLRVIPLVVTIALIVSTGEALIFLPSHFAEWSSKPKPDGKIFQKVQEGLSRFLDYLYGHKKIFLSIIVGISIAIFSCVPFLKQDLFSAEDFTLFYIDVEMPAGTTMNGTSDVVRKMEKLIIPRIGNGEVLSVTSFIGYRSGSSENISQSNIAQIMVDLSERKEGRKRSITQIMTDVKNDLLSIPGPSQLIVRKAQNGPPVDPPLAFRLRGNSFEQLQELTQDIKSVLWQNDNLYNVKDSLNGGTPELQIRLKKDQAALYGLSPITVGRYLNGIYGGTKVTEFFRDNEEVDVILSYDTSFRNRPEDLLTLGIPLGNGSSIPLSSIAVIEEDRGIGTIDRVDGSREVVIDSQAYEESLVPSVNKEILDMWESKWKSEYPDVNLIQGGEFAQFSTLLYDILRIFLVGIFLIYLILGSQFNSYFQPFMILLTIPFAFAGVILYLIVSGTPFSTTVLYAGVALAGIAVNDSIVLISFINDLRSQGHAVAFAVKEAVSIRLRPILLTSITTIAGLLPTALGLGGRSVVWSPMASTIIFGLIFSTFTALVIIPLSYGLFNEKKLTTKDIK, encoded by the coding sequence ATGAGTTTTGGTAAATTTAGTGTTAAAAATCCAGTTTTTATCAACATACTTATGGTGTGCCTGCTCATTCTAGGGGGGCTTAGTCTTGTGAATCTTCCTAGACAACAATATGCAGATGTTCCTTTTTACTGGGTAAATATTACTGTTCCTTATCCTGGTGTGGCGGCTGAGGATGTAGAACGAAGCGTCACTATCCCCATTGAAAACGCTTTTAATAATATGAAAAAAGTGGATGAAGTTGAGTCCGCTACTTCTGAAGGCTTCAGCCTTGTGAGGGTTAAGATGGAGAATGGGATCTCCAAAGCTGAGTTTGAACGTTTATATCAAGAAGTTCAGACCAGATTTAATAAGGTTAATCTACCCTCGGGAGTTCTTGAAGGAGAGTTGAGTGACTTTTCCACAAGCGACTTCCTTCCCGTTATTGAAGTCATGATTCTAGGACAAACAGAGCTTCGGAATCTAAATGTTGCCTCAGAGGAATTAAAAGAAAAGATAGAACAAATTCAAGGTGTCTCGGATGTAACCGCTGTTGGTCTGGGAGATAAGGAGATTCAGATTGACTTAGATTTGAATCGAATGGAAGCTTTGAAGATTCCCTTATCTTCTGTGGTAACAGGCCTGGAAGGGTATAATATGAGTATTCCTGGTGGGAGTGTTATTTCTGATAGCAGGGAGTATCTTCTTCGTACTATTGGCGAGCTTAATGAGAGAGATGACTTTGGTGATATTGTGATTCGCCGATCAGAAGTAGGTCGTCTTACCTTACGGGATATTGCCAGTATTCGGGAAGGTTACAGTCCCGATGCTCCCCGTGTTCACTTCAATGGCATTCCGGGGATTGCCCTTAAGGTTGCTAAAAGGGAAGACGCTAATAGTATTGATTTGGTAAAGCAAATTAAGCTGGTGTCTTCACAGTATGAAAAACAGTTAGCCCCTCCTTTATCTATTACCTATATTAATGATTCGACTATTCCTATTAGGGATAGTTTGAATGTTCTCTTGTCCAATTCCCTTTTTGGTTTTATCTTGCTGATCGTCATTCTTTATATTTTCATTGGCTTTAGAAATGCCCTCATTACAGGTTTGGGTATTCCCTTGACTTTTGCTGTAACTTTTCTGGTACTGGATATGCTTGGGGAGACTCTTAATTCCAATACTTTGTTTGGTCTGGTATTAGTATTAGGTATGATAGTCGATCATGCTATTGTTATTATTGAAAACTCCTATCGTCTTAGGCAACAAGGCTTAACGTCCTCCGCTGCTGCTATTAAGGGGACTGATCAGGTTGTTATTCCGGTTATAGCCGCATCAGCAACAACGATTGCTGCGTTTCTTCCTCTTATGCTTTTACCAGGAGTCATTGGTAAGTTCTTGAGGGTCATCCCATTGGTGGTAACAATAGCTTTGATTGTGTCCACTGGGGAAGCTCTTATCTTTCTGCCCTCTCATTTTGCCGAGTGGTCAAGTAAACCCAAACCAGACGGTAAAATCTTTCAAAAGGTTCAGGAGGGACTTTCGCGATTCCTTGATTATTTATATGGCCACAAAAAGATATTCCTATCAATTATTGTAGGGATCTCCATAGCTATTTTTTCCTGTGTCCCCTTTCTTAAACAGGATTTATTTAGTGCTGAAGATTTTACATTATTCTATATTGATGTAGAAATGCCTGCGGGAACGACTATGAACGGAACTTCTGATGTTGTCAGGAAAATGGAAAAGCTTATTATTCCCCGTATTGGTAACGGGGAGGTCCTTTCTGTAACATCATTCATTGGTTATCGTTCAGGCAGTTCTGAAAACATTAGTCAAAGCAATATTGCTCAAATCATGGTAGATCTCTCTGAGAGAAAAGAAGGACGTAAGAGATCTATTACCCAAATCATGACCGATGTTAAGAATGATTTGTTGTCTATTCCTGGCCCTTCGCAGCTTATTGTACGCAAAGCTCAAAATGGCCCCCCTGTAGATCCACCTTTAGCCTTCCGTCTGAGAGGAAATAGTTTTGAACAGTTGCAGGAGTTGACCCAGGACATTAAATCGGTACTCTGGCAGAATGACAATTTATATAATGTTAAGGATTCTTTGAATGGAGGAACCCCTGAATTACAAATAAGACTTAAAAAGGACCAGGCTGCCTTGTATGGATTATCTCCTATCACTGTAGGGCGTTATTTGAATGGTATATATGGAGGGACAAAGGTTACAGAGTTCTTTAGGGACAATGAAGAGGTTGATGTTATCCTAAGTTATGACACTTCCTTTCGTAATAGACCAGAAGACTTGCTGACCTTAGGTATCCCCCTGGGGAATGGTTCTTCTATTCCCTTGTCTTCCATTGCTGTGATTGAGGAAGACAGAGGCATTGGCACTATAGATCGTGTTGATGGCAGCCGGGAGGTTGTTATTGATAGTCAAGCTTATGAGGAAAGTCTAGTGCCTTCGGTTAATAAAGAGATTCTGGATATGTGGGAAAGTAAATGGAAATCTGAATATCCGGATGTAAATCTAATACAGGGAGGGGAGTTTGCTCAGTTCTCAACTTTATTATACGATATCTTGAGGATATTTCTTGTGGGAATATTCCTTATCTACCTGATATTGGGTTCTCAGTTCAATTCTTACTTTCAACCATTTATGATTTTATTAACGATTCCCTTTGCTTTCGCTGGAGTTATTCTGTACTTGATTGTATCAGGAACACCCTTTAGTACTACCGTTCTGTATGCAGGAGTCGCACTGGCAGGGATAGCTGTTAATGATTCTATTGTTCTCATATCTTTTATTAATGATCTGAGGTCTCAAGGACACGCTGTGGCCTTTGCTGTGAAGGAAGCTGTATCTATCCGTTTAAGACCTATTCTCCTCACTTCTATAACCACTATAGCCGGATTACTCCCTACGGCTTTAGGTTTAGGAGGTCGTTCTGTTGTCTGGAGTCCTATGGCCAGTACCATTATTTTTGGTTTAATTTTCTCAACTTTTACAGCTCTTGTAATCATTCCTCTTAGTTATGGTTTATTTAATGAAAAGAAGTTAACCACAAAGGATATTAAATGA
- a CDS encoding MGMT family protein, which produces MTEDIKDNIITIIKNIPKGYVTSYGRIASMAGIPRSARYIVYILKTETSHHNLPWHRVVNSRLQIAIKNPIGQNEQMQLLRSEGIPVDQEGKITKEYLWMPY; this is translated from the coding sequence ATGACAGAGGACATTAAAGATAATATTATTACGATCATCAAGAATATACCAAAGGGCTATGTTACTAGCTATGGGAGGATTGCTTCCATGGCTGGTATTCCCCGATCAGCCCGGTATATCGTTTATATTCTGAAAACTGAGACCTCCCATCATAATTTACCTTGGCATCGGGTTGTTAATAGTAGACTTCAGATAGCCATAAAAAATCCCATTGGGCAGAATGAACAGATGCAGTTACTCAGATCAGAAGGGATTCCTGTAGATCAGGAAGGAAAAATTACAAAAGAATATTTGTGGATGCCCTATTAA
- a CDS encoding NUDIX hydrolase yields the protein MKKHFTVTTFIVNQNKTLLHRHIKTGKLLPPGGHLEDNELPHEGALREVKEETGLEVTLYEEDSLNCSDAIVLPKPRHVLLIEVGEEHYHIDLCYFAHAQEWNINPGPGEANSWIWVSREELSDLPLVDNIKQIAEEALSLLSNN from the coding sequence ATGAAAAAGCATTTTACAGTTACCACATTTATAGTGAACCAGAACAAAACCCTCCTTCATAGGCACATAAAGACAGGGAAATTACTCCCTCCAGGTGGGCATCTGGAAGATAACGAACTTCCCCATGAAGGAGCCCTTCGTGAGGTAAAAGAAGAAACAGGCCTAGAGGTCACGCTCTATGAAGAGGACAGCCTAAACTGTTCTGATGCCATTGTCTTGCCAAAACCTAGACATGTTTTATTAATAGAGGTGGGAGAAGAACATTACCATATTGATCTTTGTTATTTTGCTCATGCTCAAGAATGGAATATCAATCCAGGTCCAGGGGAAGCCAACTCATGGATATGGGTAAGCAGGGAAGAACTCTCTGATTTACCATTAGTAGACAACATCAAACAAATAGCAGAAGAAGCATTATCCCTACTGTCTAATAATTAG